In Ctenopharyngodon idella isolate HZGC_01 chromosome 2, HZGC01, whole genome shotgun sequence, the following are encoded in one genomic region:
- the LOC127503212 gene encoding gastrula zinc finger protein XlCGF8.2DB-like — MDGEEESKPIELMEVKEESEELTELEEMHQNQEPKILHKTETNIFFSCPQCGKSFTQKAHLKDHIRIHIGARPFTCHHCGKDFTQKTNLKEHMRIHTGEKPFTCHLCGKGFTQKGQLKNHIRIHTGEKPYMCHQCERSFTQKGQLKNHLKIHSGERPFICLQCGKSFLHKGTLKDHIRIHTGERLFMCPQCGKSFTRKDILKNHLRIHSGEKPFICLNCGKSFTKAAYLRIHQHSHSKERPFDCDHCGKKFLSALQLKRHLKIHADEKSYPCSFCGKTFSMIEYLKKHEKIHTGVKAHVCSECGNIFSTITFLKEHQRTHTGEKPYTCSHCGRHFTHSSTLKKHERVHTGEKPYQCLICMRSFTASSTLLRHRKTCCQKLLSL; from the coding sequence aACTGATGGAAGTGAAAGAAGAAAGTGAAGAACTGACTGAACTAGAAGAGATGCATCAAAATCAAGAACCAAAAATACTTCACAAAACCGAaaccaatatttttttctcttgccCTCAGtgcggaaagagtttcacacagaaAGCACACCTCAAGGATCACATACGAATTCACATTGGAGCTAGGCCTTTCACGTGTCATCACTGTGGAAAGgatttcacacaaaaaacaaaccttaaggaacacatgagaattcacactggagagaagcctttcacatgcCATCTGTGTGGAAAGGGTTTTACCCAAAAAGGGCAACTTAAGAATCACATAcggattcacactggagagaagccttacatgTGCCATCAGTGTGAAAGgagtttcacacaaaaaggGCAGCTTAAGAACCACTTGAAAATTCACTCTGGTGAGAGGCCTTTCATTTGCctacagtgtggaaagagcttttTACATAAAGGAACCCTTAAGGATCAcataagaattcacactggTGAGCGgttattcatgtgccctcagtgtggaaagagtttcacacgtaaAGACATCCTTAAGAATCACCTGCGAATTCATTCTGGAGAGAAGCCCTTCATCTGCCTTaattgtggaaagagtttcacaaaaGCAGCATATCTCAGAATTCATCAGCACTCTCATTCCAAAGAAAGGCCATTTGACTGTGATCACTGTGGAAAAAAATTTCTTTCagcattacagctaaaaagacATTTGAAAATTCATGCAGATGAGAAGTCTTACCCATGTTCTTTTTGTGGGAAAACTTTTTCAATGATtgaatatttgaaaaagcatgAGAAAATACATACTGGTGTGAAAGCTCATGTGTGTTCTGAGtgtggaaatatattttctacaATTACTTTCTTGAAAGAGCACCAAAGAACccatactggagagaaaccttacacaTGTTCTCATTGCGGAAGGCATTTCACTCATTCAAGTACTTTGAAAAAACATGAGAGAGTGcatactggagaaaagccaTACCAATGCCTTATATGCATGAGGAGTTTCACTGCATCAAGTACTTTACTGAGACATAGAAAAACATGTTGCCAAAAGCTGTTGTCACTGTGA